DNA sequence from the Coffea eugenioides isolate CCC68of chromosome 9, Ceug_1.0, whole genome shotgun sequence genome:
GAATGATGGTTCCTTACTGAACAAAAGATCAGGTCCAAACCTTAATCATCCTTGATCAGATACACTTCTTGATGCTCATGCTTATTTTCCTAAATATTCCCAGAAAAagaagggggggggggaggaggAATTCCCTTCTTAGTTTAAGGTAAAATATAGTGAACCCAGCCTTCTTTATCTCCATGATTCAGTTTGCCCCTTCAAGTATTTTTATCCCTTTAACAAACTTTGGTAGTTCTTTTTGATGTTCAATCCTAACTTCAATACTTTGTGGACAAATTTGCCCTTCTCTTTTCCCTTTAATGTATGTTTGTCATTTTCGTTTCGTTCCTAGTCTTCTTGCCAACAAACTTGCTCCTAGCAAACTTAGCTTAGTTAGCTCTGCTTGCTGCCAATGACCCAGTATTGCTCTGTAAATCATAGTTGGTACAATCTACTTGGAGCTTTTCCAAATGGAAACACATCGTTCAATTACATTCCTCAAAGTCAATGAAACTGACACAAACGCACGCATACATAGAGAGAAGAGGGGGGAGGGGGAGAATTAACTGGTCATGGATAGGGAAGATAGAGTGAGCTAGGGAATGAGGGAGGAGATTGTTGATTTCCAGAAAATTTGTTTTTTGTTCTTGGGCACATTGCTAGTGATGATTGATGCTGCAccattttggtttgtttttgttgattttgaggctatattttgaatttcatttaaaaaaaaggaagtaaAAGAAATATATTGTCACTTGGAGGAGCTGCTAATTGGTAGTGGTTGAAGGTAATTGACACAAGTAGTTAGTTATTGCCCAGCTGGTGCTATGTTTGATGGGAGCAAATTTGTTGCACAGAAAATAAAGGAtgagaaatgaagaagaaaaggagcaaaaaacaaaagggaagaGGCACATTAATGGAGGCAAATTCATCTACAAGATTCTGAACTTAGTTCAGATGTTAAAAAGTATTATGGAGTTAATCAAAGTGGGCAGAGTGCCGATGAAAAGATTTGAGAGGCAAAGTTGAAACTTGGACCAAATTGCGAGGGTCTTTACTGTGATTTACGCTTAGTTTAGTTTGATTATAATACTATTGCCTTCTGTTGCCCAACCACTGTTTGGTTTGCTATTATTCTTGTCATTCTGGATTTTCTCTTTGTCTGATGCAGCTTTTCCAGTATGAACCTTGAGACTGAGTGAATTTAGatatttcttcatttattgTCAAAATCTGACTAGTCTGTCACCTTTGGATGTATGTGTTTCAAGGATCACCAGAACAAGAAGTACAATTAACATATACAATTATTTGTCTCACACAATGTTATGTGGATGTTTGATTTTCTTTGCTGGTTATTGTGTGTTCATTGGTAGTTGTTTGATATGTAATCGGAGGACCAATGCATGAAACTACCCTCTAGTTTGGATTCATTCTTTGGATTTGTTATTTGTGTTGTTAGGACTGCAATCTTATGATCATgatgtggaaaaaaaaattgaaactaaAGGGACAAAAAATGGTATTATTAAGCTTGGCTTGAATTTAGATTCTTCGATGATGAGTTTCTTTTGATGAAAGAATTAATACTCCTTTCAGCACTGTTTGGAAATGGTTGTGTTCTTTTAAACCTTTCATTTTCATGATGCTTATTGTCAAAAAGACTCCTCTTGCTTTGCAACTCCCGTGTACTTAGGTAAACCATGTGAGGTTGGTAGTTAAAACTTTCCAACAACTAAATGATGTTCATAGCTATAACAGCTATTGATTATTTAACTGATTCTTAGGATAGATTTGTTGACACTTTGGCAGTGAATTGAGTCTATAAACCATGTGAGGTTGATAGTTAAAACTTTCCAACAAATAAATGATGTTCATAGCTGTAACAGTTATTGATTATTTTACTGATTCTTGGGATGGATTTGTTGACACTTTGGCGTTGAATTGAGTCTATTCTGTTCCAAGGCCGTGCTTCCACATATTGCTCATGCATTGTTTCTTCcgttattgttattattatgtTTTTGTTCTCTTGTTGATTCATTAGACCAGACCTGTTATGGTATCCATTGTTCTGAAACATAATTATGCATTGCAGGTGCATTTGAAGATCCAGATATCATTCATGTTGATGACTCTGTGGATCCTGTGAGGGATTTGGAGGTTATAAGTGAAGAATTGAGGCTCAAGGTATGTTCAATGAAGACTAGTTACTAAAGAAAgtcaaaaccttttttttttttgggtggaaaGTGAATGGAGTGTATGATACGCAGTGATGCTATTTTTCTATTACAATAGGCATTTTGGTTTTTACTTACAATtttgtgtatatgaataattCCATCTTTTAGCTGAGCTATGTTTACATAGATGAGTCACTGTGCTTTTCTATGCCGAATAAAAAGCTCCAGCATGCGGGTTGTAGAAGAAAGCATAATCGTCTTAAGATTGTGGCCTGCTGATCTCATCTGATGCTTTTATGCTAGTAGTGTTGGACGTTGGAATGAAAAATTTACTCTTATGTGATATTGAAGTTATTATTAGGTTTGAGGAGTACCTCAAGTAGAATTGAAGACTGGAAGTCTAAAAAGATATTGGAAATATCTTCTCCTAATTTTGGTTTGGATAGGAAGAATGCGATTACTGTGATTCTAATTTTAAGTAAAGTCAGCTTACACACTATATGTCATTGATGATTcataattgtaaaaataaatttGATACCAATCTCTTGGAGATAGACTCTCTTCTGTGGGAGTGGGTGTCTGCTGAATGAAGCAGCAGATGTCTCTTGTTTCACTTGACCAGCGGTGAAACTGCAAATCTTGTAAGGCTACAGGAGTCATAATGTATCTTCCGTTCTGTTTGTGATATAAGACAAAAACTTTGTATACTTAGAATTTTCTGTGCcccttttgttatattttttatagGGTAAATTTTCCTTAATAAGATTTAGTTCTTCTTCCAGTTTTAGACAAAtagaaagaaggaaaattatCAAATGTCATGCACAATGTTCTCAAATTGGAAATTGAGGTCTCCGTGGACTTTGGAATGGAAAGACTTGAGGacaagaaattttaaaactattattGAAGCTATGAAGGATGACAAGTAATTTGGTCATGCTGCCTGTATAAAATGAATTACAGATGTAAtaatgaaaatgggaaagagtGAGACTTGGAAAAAGGGTATGCTGCAGAAATGTTTTTGAGTAATTACTAAAACTTGTGTGTTTttaatttgttgttttctttACCTCAAAAACACTTCAATGATAGTTCCAAAATTCTCATTAGGAGAACACATGATGTCTTAATAGTCAACACCTTCCTGTGTTCTACTGACAGTTTAATGATCGAAAATAGGTTGATCAGTATGGGAACGTAGTGATTAAGACATTGCATCATGCATCAatattttttcagtttttgttGTAAGGTTGTATTATGTCTGACATTTCATATGTTCTTGATTTGCTCATCCTTAGCTTAATGCATGCTAGTTATTTTCACAACCCTTATAGTTGTCCATGCTTTTGCTTCTGCtaattcatcaaatttcaagtcTCTATGTCAGATTGTGCTGAAGCCCTTGGGACTCTATTTTATCTGGTTTTGCTTCAGGTTTTAAATGTCATTGTGCTCAATAACTCAGTCACTTTCCACCTAAAATCTTTGTATGAAATTGTCTTGCTCTTGGATATTTAGAAACTCAAGTTTACTTTCTGTCTCTCTCTGTGTCTTTCTATCCGCCTTTTGTCCCTTTGGGGATAGAATGAAccaagaaagggaagaaaagacACCTATGGCCTTCATGTTGACATGCATGTAATGATTGAATCCATTTGACATATGTATGAGATACTTTTTAATTAGTCTCGCTGTTTATTTTGGTGCAAGGATATTGAATTCATGGAGAAGAGGATAGAAGATATTGAGAAGAGCATGAAGAGGAGCAATGACAAGCAGTTAAAGATAGAACACGAATTATGTGAGAGGGTAGGTTCATGTTAGTTATTTTAAACATCTTCCGCTTGGGATtcaatcatcattttccatgtTAAATTCATCTATGCAAATCTTTTCATGTTATCATGCTCACAGGTGATATCATGTTATCTTATTTCTCAGTTGCTTTTCTGTTAGCTTTAGTGTAGTTTCTTGAAATTGTCTATTCAAGCTATTTCAGGTTAATTGGCATATGGCATATATACGCGCCTGCTAAGGCTTTTTTTGTTCTATTACCAGTGAGAAAAAATTTGTATGCTCAGTGCTTTTTCCTTTGGGCAATGAAAATAATTGGGCTAGTAAACTAATGAATAATGTAGTCATCATTTCCGCACTTATTGTATTCTGACTCTGTGAGTATGATCTGTTGCTGGCAATGTTTCTATCAGATATTTGTAGTACAGGAGGATGATTCTGTTGCTTATAATTTGATCTAGAACATGCTAACAATGATTATTGTGTATCACTTTGCATTTTTGGAGCTGATATATGCTTTTCATATGGGAAGAATGATGAGATCCAGTGAAATGATAATACTAGGCCCTCTTATGTTTTCGAATGAAATGGAGGCAGCATTTACTCGACAAACACACACGTACGTGTATACATGTTTGTGTGTGTACGTATCAAGTTGTATTCTGAGTGAATAGGTATTCCACATGTACAAGAGTTATGCAATTATGTTTCAGACAACAATTTCATCCATGAACCTAGGCATGTAGGAATCATTTGCCCACTCcaataaaatattatgaaacAGAATCCAGTACCCTATAAGCAACACAGGATTCTCTTTGGACTGTGAAATGACTTcaatttctttaaatttttcacCCCAATATACAAAAAAGTTCAAGACAAATGTTTTTTGAGCTTGATTCTCCTATTTTGGTGCATTTGCACTCTGCTAAGTGAGCTTGAGAATTTCTAGTAGCCCACTCTTTTGAGAGTTATCACTACTTTGACGTTTCCATTTCTAACATTACTTTGTACATAACCTTGTATGGTTTTCTGCTAGCGGGTATGCATGCTGAGTTTTGTCAATCTTTATGATGAAACAGTTCACTAGCAGATAAAAAGGTATATACTGTCAgttatttttcaaagatttcaCAGTGAAGGGTTATACTATTAGAATAACATATGTAATTTAAAATTATAGAATTATTACATGTATGTAATAAACAGAATGTGTTTAACCTTGCTTTTATTCCTTATTCATACTTTTGCTTTGTGATGAATGATGATGGATGCAAGGACATCAGCCAAATAATTTTTGTTGGTATGAAACCATGGaatgatttcttttttcttttttcttttaaagaaAATTATATAAATGATGAAATATGAACTGAATTAGATCACACAATTACAAATGACGAGTACAAGAACTGAGAGCATTAGGTTTTTATTCCTCACTGTGCTTGGGGTAGATAGGGAGACTTTCATGCTTTAAATCCTGATACTACCAGAGCGCAAAATCTATTCCAGTTTACGATTATTGAATATGTGATTTAATTATGTCTCTAGGTGATTTGTACATATCAAATGTTGATTGTTCTTGCTTTGAAAGGTTAAAGCATGGGTCACGGATGGAAAAGATGCCCGCCTTGGGGACTGGAAAGCTGCGGATATTGAAATATTAAATACTTTTCAACTGCTGACAGCCAAACCTGTTGTATACTTGGTGAGTGATCAACTCGTTGTTGATTGGAAGTATTTTAACTGATTCTTTTATGCTGTATATCTATGTATTTTACTTATGAGTTGTCATCTTTTGGATTTTCATTGATTAGTTATCTGCTGTCTCATTTCACAAAGTattctcttcatttcttctattCTCATTGTTTCCATGTTCCTTGCATGATAACCTCTAAATCCTAATCATTATGAGGTTGTCCTTTTCTTTACCTCTACTTTGAATATAAAATAACTGCATATGGTCAAGGACTGAGATTTAGAAGTTCTTATGATTGTGCATAAAAATGGAAGGAAATTTGGCTGATTAAAAGGAAACAAGTTCAGCACTTACCAATATGGTCAAAGCCACACTCTGCTCtcacagattttttttttttttttggcgtgGGACATGGTGAGAAGTAAAGAGGCATGAAATATAAGAATCCAGCTTCTTGTCCTCATGATACAATTTCGCTTTGTTGAAATCACTTTGTACTAAGCTTCTTCACCAAAAGAACAAATCTCAAAAGCCCCCACACAAGTAGAAAGAGAAGTGTCCTGTTGCAAGAGTTCCTTTTGGAGTCAAGTTATATTACAGCTTACTTTTATTTAGACGATGTTCATATGGAGGATCCACTTGTTgccattctttcttttctttttttgttgtttttgttggggggggggggggggggttccactttaaaaaaaactaattcCTACGATCTTATTTGTGCACATTTAACCACTTACTGACATGTATGTCTGTATAAACTATCACATGCACCTTTGTACTATCACATGCACTTTGTACTAAGCTTCTTCACCAAAAGAACAAATCTCAAAAGCCCCCACACAAGTAGAAAGAGAAGTGTCCTGTTGCAAGAGTTCCTTTTGGAGTCAAGTTATATTACAGCTTACTTTTATTTAGACGATGTTCATATGGAGGATCCACTTGTTgccattcttttcttttctttttttgttgtttttgttttggggtgggggggggggttcctctttaaaaaaaactaattcCTATGATCTTATTTGTGCACATTTAACCACTTACTGACATGTATGTCTGTATAAACTATCACATGCACCTCTGCCCTTTGTGTCCATTCCTTTTGCCCTATTTATAGTAGCCACGGTGTGAAGATCTGTCTTTTGACCCTATTTGGAGGGCCTAGAGCGGATGTTTCAGTTTTTTTGGTGTAGGCGTAATTGTGTTTCattaatttcttcttttttgcaCTTGTGTCTATATGTAGTCCTCCATTTCCAATTTTGTCTTTTGGTCCCTTTTGTTCTTTATGAGACAATAATGTAACTCAGAATTTAATTAATGAACTTTCCTTTTGAGTTTAGCTTACCATGTGAAAATTGATTGTGCCAAGTATTTTCCCCTGTTTCTTTCATATATCAATGTTGGTTTCTCGCTTTCAAATTGAACTTCCATTACCTAAATTACATGCTTTATGACTGAGAGATATGTCAATAATAAGGTATGCATGCCATGTGCAGGTTAACATGACTGAGAAAGactatcaaaggaaaaagaacaagTTTCTTCCAAAGATTCATGCGTGGTACATaagtatttttgttttcttgtgaATAAACGTATTATATATTCCTCAACCTCCCTACTCCCACTGGTATATGCCCCTCCTGAGGCCTGTTTGgaagaaacaagaaagaaaaactttacGCTATGCATGCCCGAACTCGTGTATTTTGAGTAGTGAAGTGTCAATAAATCACACTGTGTGCCTCACAATGTTCATAATTTTTGGAAGATACTAAATTGAGCATGCAAATTTCTTGTTTACCTTCTCTTGGAGCTGAAAGCGAGTACAGTCAGTTTATTTTCAACTTTTCAAGGGAATAGCATATGAAACAAGATGCCATTGTGAGACTATTTCATGCCTTTGTTCTAATGAAGAAGAATCTTTTTCAGTCACGATTTCGGCCTCCAATTTATTCTAGCAGTAGTTGTCCTTTGCATGTGCTAGAAAATGTTTATTGGCTGATGCATATAAACCAATGCTTATTGGCTGATGCATATAAACCTGTGATACCTTTTCTGGCCAGTGTCTACTTCCCCACATGTGGCAAGTCAAACTGCAAGTTTTTGTGCTTTTCATATATAGAGTTTTCGACACTGAAATCTTAATGCTCTTTTAACAGGGTGCAAGAACATGGTGGGGAGACAATTATTCCTTTCAGTGGTGCTTTAGAGAGGGATCTTACTGATTTGCCACCTGAGGAGGCTGCAAAATATTGTGAGGAGAATAAGGTACAAAGGTTAGTTCGATATCAAATCTTAAAGCTATGACATTCTCTATAATTTTATTAAGAGTTTGAAATTGTGAGCTGCTTCTTTTGTTTGTAGCAATTATCCATATAAATTAGTCTTGGGTTCAGATTTTATTATGCTAAAAAATACAATAAGTAGCTTATGTGTGTTTCCCATGCAATCGCTGGCAACAATTTAAGCTGGTGGTCTGACCTAAATATGTTCTTGACAGTGCACTTCCAAAAATCATAAAGACTGGATTTTCAGCAATTAATCTCATATACTTCTTCACAGCTGGACCAGATGAGGTACTATGTGTGTCCAGTATGATGATGGAAGCATTATTAATAACTCTTTTGGTTCATGTTGCATGCATATGTAATTACCGGTTTTTGTAGGTAAAGTGCTGGCAAATTCGGCGCCAAACAAAGGCTCCTCAAGCAGCTGGGACAATTCATACTGATTTTGAAAGGGGATTCATCTGTGCTGAGGTTCTTTCAAACGCATTTTTCCACAAAATTGATTTCTTGTGGATCTAATTCATCTCTTCGCATTTGTTTTATAGTTTTGCACTTCCATCACATCAATGAGTTTCTTGATATTATATTTGATCATCACTTGATTTTGCGTTCTCTACGTATCTATACTGGTATTTTTTAACTTGATTGTTTAGTGAATGCCATTAGCATTCACCGTCTCACATATTACTTTTCTCTCCCTAGAgcatattaaatttaatattacTCCTTTATATCTGGTTGTTTGACAAGTCTTAATTCATCATTTAGACTCACATTAGCTTATTGTTTGTCACATTCCAGTCATTTCCCAAAACAGTAGCTTGAAATGCTTAGAAGATTGACTTCTATTTTGTGATGCTTTTTAGGTCATGAAATTTGAAGATCTCGAGGAACTTGGAAGTGAGTCTGCCGTGAAGGTAATACTATTATATCCTCAAAATACTCCCTTTTCTTGTCATCCTTCTACCATCTTtaaaatatatatgtgtgtgtgtgtgtgtgtgtgtgtgtgtgtgtgtgtgtattaaaTATCACGTATGGGGATGCTTTCTTCCTCCTTTAAACGAGTGATCCCTTCACCTCGTTAAGTAATTTTGTGTTTTGCTATGTCTACTTTGCCTAGTGAGTAGTGAGTCTTTAGCACTTATGGTATTGGTGGCTTGGAATTTAATGTAACATTATCATTCTCTGTGTAGGCTGCTGGGAAATATCGGCAGGAGGGAAAAACATATGTGGTTCAAGATGGAGATGTAATTTTCTTCAAGTTCAATGTTTCTGGTGGTGGGAAGAAGTAACATGCAGATTAAAACGGGAAGGCAAATGGGctggatttgaagatgaaattcCTTGCATATTATCCAATTTCAAAGCCAAATAGAGCATGTTATGAGAATAGGTGCACTCCTATTTTGACATGATTAATCTAAATTTTGCTTGGGGTGTTTTTAAGGTAAAGTAAATTTTATTTACGGTTAATAATCAACTGCTTAAGTAAATCTACTGAGGGCTTTAAGGACTAAGGCGTAGGTAGTTCTTTTCCCCAGGAAATGCGACTatcattattgtgtttgaaacttcaGCAAAAGATTCTGTATTGAGTTGTGCTGAATTCAGCATTACGAGCATGCTAGAGTAACCAATTTGGATTATAGAGAGAGAGTAAATTAGATAAGAAATAAATCACGTCACGGTTCTGAAGCAGCATTGCCAAGAAAGAATCAGCACCGTCAATAGCTTAGGAAATCCACGAGCGATACCATATATTGGAGAGCTCCAAATTGCAGTTCCTTAACGCTAGCCAAGAGCCTTCACCTTCTATGCTAAGATGCTTCCTTGAAATTGTGTGTCGATCTTTGCCAGGGTTGGGGTTGATTTTATACCTTCAATTTTCTTTGTCTCATATGCTATAATATGGGGATGGTACATAGGGCTATAAACGAGTTGAATTCTTGACAAATAGTTCGGGTTTCATTGGTTAAAGGTTTGATTCGACTTTTATTTTTTGCAAGAATTAAGATTTGACTGAAGTtttaaattgaatttgaatttatgAATATTCTACTCATTTAGGCTTGaataattttttacatttttaatatgtatatatatatatgtatgtatgtatgtatgtatgtattattttgttatataaggaatatacatgtattattaataaattaataaaaaataaaaaatttcaagcTTTTATATGGAGCTTGAATCTATTGAATGCTATATCAAATTAAACTCGAGGAAtttgagttcaaaatttttaatcgAGCCTAATAGATTAAAAGTTGGATTTGATTCGTTTATAGCTTTAGTGTCACATCAAAGCAAACGCACCAAAAACAGTTGTAATCAACAAAAGAGGTCTTTGAGATATAGTTTTTGAGATGCCCTAAAGTCACCGAGAAGGTTTAAGGCATGTCAACGCCTTACAACAATCACAACAATGAGAACCACTATTCATGAAAAGGACCAGCAATAGCAAGGAAAACATTATTAT
Encoded proteins:
- the LOC113783387 gene encoding obg-like ATPase 1, whose product is MPPKAAKSKDAPAERPILGRFSSHLKIGIVGLPNVGKSTLFNTLTKLSIPAENFPFCTIEPNEARVHVPDERFEWLCQLYKPKSEVSAFLEIHDIAGLVRGAHQGQGLGNSFLSHIRAVDGIFHVLRAFEDPDIIHVDDSVDPVRDLEVISEELRLKDIEFMEKRIEDIEKSMKRSNDKQLKIEHELCERVKAWVTDGKDARLGDWKAADIEILNTFQLLTAKPVVYLVNMTEKDYQRKKNKFLPKIHAWVQEHGGETIIPFSGALERDLTDLPPEEAAKYCEENKVQSALPKIIKTGFSAINLIYFFTAGPDEVKCWQIRRQTKAPQAAGTIHTDFERGFICAEVMKFEDLEELGSESAVKAAGKYRQEGKTYVVQDGDVIFFKFNVSGGGKK